The Metabacillus litoralis genome contains a region encoding:
- a CDS encoding carbohydrate ABC transporter permease, whose amino-acid sequence MISAKTSTNTSVSYSTKKRFTKTTLIGWSFITLASALICIFYFYPMVHALIMSFQSGTGTNLTFTGLDNYARLLKDPTFITAVKNTVIYLIIQVPVMIFLALFLSVLLNDKNLKFKGFFRTAIFLPCVTSLVAYSVIFKYLFGVDGIINMMLMKLSFVSEPIQWLTDPFWAKITIVIAITWRWTGYNMIFYLSSLQNIDSSIYEAAKIDGASSIQQFFKITIPMLKPIILFTSITSTIGTLQLFDEVMNITKGGPGNATMTISQYIYNLSFKYTPDFGYAATVSYAIVIMIVIFSIIQFKVAGDRNA is encoded by the coding sequence ATGATATCAGCAAAAACAAGTACAAACACATCTGTTTCTTATTCGACAAAGAAGCGGTTTACTAAAACAACCCTCATCGGTTGGTCCTTTATCACATTAGCTTCGGCGTTAATCTGCATTTTTTACTTTTATCCAATGGTTCATGCGTTAATCATGTCTTTCCAATCAGGAACAGGGACAAATTTGACATTTACAGGGCTTGATAACTATGCACGATTATTAAAGGATCCGACGTTTATCACAGCTGTAAAGAATACGGTTATTTATTTAATTATTCAAGTGCCGGTTATGATTTTTCTAGCCTTATTTTTATCTGTTCTACTAAATGATAAAAATTTGAAATTTAAAGGATTTTTTCGTACCGCGATCTTTTTACCATGTGTAACATCGCTTGTTGCATATTCTGTTATTTTTAAGTATTTATTTGGTGTTGATGGCATTATTAACATGATGTTAATGAAGCTTTCCTTTGTTTCAGAGCCAATACAATGGTTAACAGATCCTTTTTGGGCAAAAATCACGATTGTTATCGCCATTACTTGGCGTTGGACTGGTTATAATATGATCTTTTATTTATCATCACTGCAAAATATTGATTCTTCCATCTATGAAGCTGCCAAAATTGATGGAGCATCTTCCATTCAACAATTTTTTAAGATTACAATCCCAATGTTAAAGCCGATTATTCTTTTTACATCGATTACTTCAACAATCGGAACTCTGCAATTATTTGATGAAGTTATGAATATTACAAAAGGTGGTCCTGGTAATGCAACGATGACAATCTCTCAATATATTTATAATCTTTCATTTAAATATACGCCAGACTTTGGTTATGCAGCGACCGTGTCGTATGCCATTGTCATAATGATTGTGATTTTCTCTATTATTCAATTTAAAGTGGCAGGTGATCGAAATGCTTAA